The DNA window GCAACAGCACTATCAGGCGCATCCGGGGAGTATCGTTAATTCAGGGCGGCGAGAAATGCCTGGTAGCCCTGTGCGCTGCTGTCCAGCTCATGCTGCTGAACCTGTTCTGTCGCCCCGTCCGAAGCCGTCTCTTTGCCGTAAAAGGCGAAGAACGAGGCATAGTCGGCCCGCACGTAACCAGCGGTCACTTCAAACGGCCGAAAGATTTCCTCCAGCGAGTAGCGATAGCGCCCTGCGCGCGCATAATCTTCTGCGCGCACGCCCGCCGTGACCGCCAGCGCCAGCTTCTTGTTTTGCATCTTGTAACCGCTGCGGGAACCGTAGGCCCAGCCGTAGGTGAGCACGTCGTCCAGCCATTTTTTCAGCAGCGGCGGGCTGCTGAACCAGTAAATCGGAAACTGCAGCACGATGTTGTCATGCGCTTCAATCAGCTGCTGTTCCCTGGCGACGTCGATCCGCCAGTCCGGATAGGCCTGATGCAGTTCGTGCACGGTATAGCGCGCCGGATAGCGCCGCAGTTCCTCCAGCCAACGCTTGTTCACCACCGAATTCGCCATATCGGGATGTGTCACTACCACTAACGTTTTCATACTGATCTCTCCAGACAGGTGTTTCGACGCATCTTAGGGTATGCTGGCAGAATGTAAAATACGCACACTCACGACACATACTTACCCCGGAGAAAGTATAAAATGACCGCCGAATCCCGCTGCAGCCCAACGGGCATCAGCCTTGAAGACACCGGCTATGGCTACACCCTGTCGGTGATCAACGGCAAATACAAAATGATTATTCTTTATTGGCTGGCGCTGTATAAGCCGGTATTGCGCTTCAACGAACTGCAGCGCTGCATCGGCACCATTTCGTACAAAACGCTGAGTTCGACGTTGAAAGAGCTGGAAAAAGACCGCCTGGTGGTGAGAAAGGAGTATCCGCAGATCCCGCCCAAGGTGGAGTACAGCCTGTCCGAGCGCGGGCGTTCGCTGATCCCGGTGATCGACATGATGTGCCAGTGGGGAGAACGGCACCGGCCGGAACAGCCGGCGCCGTGAGGGGTTAG is part of the Serratia surfactantfaciens genome and encodes:
- a CDS encoding NAD(P)H-dependent oxidoreductase, yielding MKTLVVVTHPDMANSVVNKRWLEELRRYPARYTVHELHQAYPDWRIDVAREQQLIEAHDNIVLQFPIYWFSSPPLLKKWLDDVLTYGWAYGSRSGYKMQNKKLALAVTAGVRAEDYARAGRYRYSLEEIFRPFEVTAGYVRADYASFFAFYGKETASDGATEQVQQHELDSSAQGYQAFLAALN
- a CDS encoding winged helix-turn-helix transcriptional regulator yields the protein MTAESRCSPTGISLEDTGYGYTLSVINGKYKMIILYWLALYKPVLRFNELQRCIGTISYKTLSSTLKELEKDRLVVRKEYPQIPPKVEYSLSERGRSLIPVIDMMCQWGERHRPEQPAP